Proteins from a genomic interval of Rhodococcoides fascians A25f:
- a CDS encoding response regulator, translating to MATTVFIADDQAMVRQGFGALLGAQADISVIGDADNGRTAVSEVARLLPDVVLMDVRMPEMNGLDAARAILSASLPSPVRILMLTTFDIDDYVYEALALGASGFLLKDAPAEELIRGVRVVAAGDALLAPSVTRRLIADVTARRGTRRHTSPRLSDLTPREREVLELIATGMSNSEIAGSLFLAEQTVKTHVGKVLAKLGLRDRAQAVVLAYETGVVTPK from the coding sequence GTGGCTACCACGGTGTTCATCGCCGACGACCAGGCGATGGTGCGGCAGGGGTTCGGTGCCCTTCTCGGCGCTCAGGCCGACATCTCGGTGATCGGGGACGCCGACAACGGCAGGACGGCGGTAAGCGAGGTAGCTCGCCTGTTGCCCGATGTGGTGCTGATGGACGTTCGGATGCCGGAGATGAACGGTCTCGATGCCGCGCGAGCAATCCTGTCCGCCTCCCTCCCGTCGCCGGTGCGCATCCTGATGCTGACGACATTCGACATCGACGACTATGTCTACGAGGCGCTGGCGCTCGGCGCGAGCGGCTTTCTGCTCAAGGATGCGCCGGCCGAGGAGCTGATTCGAGGCGTGCGTGTCGTCGCCGCCGGCGATGCCCTGCTGGCACCGTCGGTGACCAGACGGCTCATCGCGGACGTCACCGCCCGCCGCGGAACGCGCCGCCACACGTCGCCGCGTCTGAGCGATCTGACTCCGCGTGAACGCGAGGTGCTCGAACTCATCGCCACCGGCATGTCCAATTCCGAGATCGCGGGCTCGCTGTTCCTGGCCGAACAGACCGTCAAAACCCATGTGGGCAAGGTCTTGGCCAAGCTCGGCCTACGCGATCGTGCCCAGGCTGTGGTGCTGGCCTACGAGACCGGCGTCGTGACGCCGAAGTGA
- a CDS encoding sensor histidine kinase: MRKNRSGESKPGAARRRIPTRIAGVRSVDALIVVVGAVLYSIAWPTLPVTHQVSGPLMPIVGALAAFPFVLIRVNPALGWAVSALSALVIPVAFDRTPGYDYPWQVVHILVLLSLLFAVALRSPPSVLLLAWLASMLVFFAYMPGSDGVGWSVGLTAVVVFGLLIRWLVLSRRQLAQQEEVSELERTRRTVLEEKAKIARDLHDVVAHHMSMVVVQAQSAPYRLDDVSEAAALEFASIGATAREALNEIRGMLGVLRSDGQPWQDAPAPNALDLERALHASRKAGMDVRWNITGPIESISDTTGLALYRILQESLSNAARHAPEAAVTVEITVGPSTVVMTVVNAPSPKIGGPTAGSDTGGHGIAGMRDRARAAHGWLHASALPDGGFEVAVHVPNGMPTSTASTVADELA, from the coding sequence GTGCGCAAGAACAGATCAGGAGAATCGAAGCCCGGAGCGGCGAGGCGTCGGATACCGACTCGAATTGCCGGCGTCCGTTCGGTCGACGCGCTGATCGTTGTCGTCGGTGCGGTGCTGTATTCGATCGCATGGCCGACACTGCCGGTCACCCATCAGGTCTCGGGGCCGTTGATGCCTATCGTCGGCGCCCTCGCGGCCTTCCCGTTCGTGCTGATTCGAGTCAATCCCGCGTTGGGGTGGGCGGTGTCGGCGCTGTCCGCTCTGGTCATTCCGGTAGCGTTCGACCGCACTCCGGGGTACGACTATCCGTGGCAGGTAGTGCACATTCTCGTCCTGTTGTCGCTGCTGTTCGCCGTCGCGTTGCGGTCTCCGCCTTCGGTGCTGCTGCTGGCCTGGTTGGCCAGCATGCTGGTGTTCTTCGCGTACATGCCGGGCTCGGACGGAGTCGGTTGGTCGGTCGGTCTCACGGCGGTCGTCGTGTTCGGACTGTTGATCCGCTGGCTCGTCCTCTCCCGCAGGCAACTTGCCCAGCAGGAGGAGGTCAGCGAACTCGAGCGCACCAGGCGCACGGTTCTCGAGGAGAAGGCGAAGATCGCTCGGGATCTGCACGACGTCGTTGCACATCACATGTCGATGGTGGTCGTGCAGGCGCAGAGTGCGCCGTATCGACTCGACGACGTATCCGAGGCCGCCGCGCTGGAATTCGCGTCGATCGGTGCCACGGCGCGCGAGGCGCTCAACGAGATCAGGGGAATGCTCGGCGTACTCCGCAGTGATGGGCAGCCGTGGCAGGACGCACCGGCACCGAACGCACTCGATCTCGAACGCGCCCTTCACGCGAGCCGCAAGGCCGGGATGGACGTGCGCTGGAACATCACCGGACCGATCGAATCGATCTCCGACACAACAGGTTTGGCGCTCTACAGAATCCTCCAGGAGTCGTTGTCCAATGCTGCGCGCCATGCCCCAGAGGCTGCCGTGACCGTCGAGATCACGGTGGGGCCGAGCACCGTCGTGATGACCGTGGTCAATGCGCCGTCACCGAAGATCGGTGGACCTACCGCTGGATCGGATACCGGAGGGCACGGGATAGCGGGCATGCGAGACCGAGCGCGGGCAGCACACGGGTGGCTGCACGCTTCCGCCCTACCGGACGGCGGATTCGAGGTCGCGGTGCACGTTCCGAACGGCATGCCGACCTCGACGGCATCGACGGTCGCGGACGAACTCGCCTAG
- a CDS encoding alpha/beta-hydrolase family protein produces the protein MIASITGSSGRIGSAGTAVAPPLSTEIRLPRIGTSIALTAAVSMSSAPGLLPRPAVTQALLIGVSMAIALALAWSARHALGTRRPAGFGARAWAAGTGTLISIGAVYSNILWQNTLRAAMATPAVDWHYAVDVVGGAACVALTLWAIGLATRRACTALGGVRSVVLIAVVGVLSYVVAAPALWSAMSSSFSASNSVMDDTVTAPITTTRSGGPDSLVPWGTLGREGRKFVSGGFVPGSVRTYVGLDSAPSLDRRVALAVADMERAGAFDRSVVVVAIPTGSGWVDENAVTGAESRFGGDVATVAVQYSNKPSWATFMFAEDDARSSAEAVARAVAARAATTSSPPQIVVYGQSLGAVAGSDTYLSLRRTDPLVCGAVWAGPPAGAVNTDGATVLANSSDPVVRWSADLLWSAPDPTATRHDAPTPMWLPLVSFVQTSVDLAAALDVEAGHGHRYGIDQGTDMPLCR, from the coding sequence ATGATCGCCTCGATCACCGGATCCTCCGGGCGTATCGGCTCTGCTGGGACTGCTGTTGCACCGCCACTCTCGACGGAAATACGGCTGCCACGAATCGGGACCTCGATTGCGCTCACAGCTGCAGTGTCGATGTCGTCGGCTCCTGGGCTGCTCCCCCGTCCAGCCGTCACCCAGGCACTGTTGATCGGCGTATCGATGGCGATCGCGCTCGCCCTCGCATGGTCGGCCCGGCACGCTCTCGGCACGCGGCGACCCGCCGGCTTCGGCGCGCGGGCGTGGGCAGCGGGCACGGGAACGCTGATCTCGATCGGTGCGGTGTACTCGAATATTTTGTGGCAGAACACATTGCGAGCCGCGATGGCCACCCCTGCAGTGGACTGGCACTACGCCGTCGACGTCGTCGGTGGAGCGGCGTGCGTCGCTCTCACCCTGTGGGCAATCGGACTCGCCACCCGGAGAGCGTGCACTGCGCTCGGCGGTGTGCGATCGGTCGTTCTGATCGCTGTCGTCGGAGTGCTGTCGTACGTTGTTGCCGCGCCCGCGCTCTGGTCGGCAATGTCCAGTTCTTTCTCGGCTTCGAACTCGGTGATGGACGACACGGTGACCGCTCCGATTACGACAACGAGATCAGGTGGTCCCGACTCGCTCGTTCCGTGGGGCACGCTGGGCAGAGAAGGCAGAAAGTTCGTGTCCGGCGGTTTCGTCCCCGGTTCCGTACGAACGTACGTCGGCCTCGACTCGGCACCCTCGCTCGATCGACGCGTCGCGTTGGCCGTCGCGGACATGGAACGCGCGGGCGCTTTCGATCGCAGTGTGGTGGTCGTCGCGATACCGACCGGATCGGGCTGGGTGGACGAGAACGCGGTCACGGGTGCCGAAAGCAGATTCGGCGGGGATGTCGCGACCGTGGCCGTGCAGTACTCGAACAAGCCGAGCTGGGCGACGTTCATGTTCGCCGAGGACGATGCACGCAGCTCGGCCGAGGCAGTTGCACGCGCAGTCGCTGCGCGGGCAGCCACGACATCGTCACCGCCGCAGATCGTCGTGTACGGCCAGAGTCTGGGGGCGGTAGCGGGCAGCGACACCTATCTGTCTCTTCGTCGGACCGATCCGCTCGTCTGCGGAGCAGTGTGGGCAGGTCCACCCGCCGGAGCCGTGAACACCGACGGCGCAACGGTGCTCGCCAATTCCTCGGACCCCGTCGTCCGATGGTCTGCAGATCTGCTGTGGTCGGCTCCCGATCCAACGGCAACTCGTCACGATGCGCCGACGCCGATGTGGCTACCGCTCGTCAGCTTCGTCCAGACGTCCGTCGATCTGGCTGCGGCCCTCGACGTGGAGGCCGGTCACGGCCATCGATACGGAATCGACCAGGGCACCGACATGCCACTGTGCCGGTGA
- a CDS encoding alpha/beta hydrolase: MLHRWAADLAHLPLLSGAVPTVALTVAAVLSLATIGAVVVRVRRGSGLGPLFGSLSALGLLAAVLVAAAVLTNLTVTRYPTAALALGRQPVVPVEGHGRLVDLEVPGTVSHFDARPATIYLPASYDAGADDLPVLVLLTGQPGHVVDWIEGGRLMQTMDAFAARHEGAAPIVVVADGLGDTEANPMCMDSDLGNAATYLSVDVPQWVRSNFRASPDPRAWAVGGYSYGGTCALQLAVTAPSVYPTFLDISGEDEQRRGTRSESVAAAFGADTPANEARFERSTPLNILSRNSFPDSAGAFVAGSDDEEFRPQTERAFEAATAAGLDVHYSELPGGHSMQVWAPALEHEMDWLGERLGLLD; encoded by the coding sequence GTGCTCCATCGGTGGGCTGCAGACCTGGCTCATCTACCTCTGCTCTCCGGTGCCGTGCCGACAGTCGCACTGACGGTGGCGGCGGTACTGTCGCTGGCCACGATCGGTGCCGTCGTCGTGCGGGTTCGGCGCGGCTCGGGGCTCGGGCCGTTGTTCGGTTCGCTGAGTGCCCTCGGTCTGCTGGCAGCGGTACTGGTTGCAGCCGCCGTGCTCACCAATCTGACCGTCACCCGGTATCCGACGGCGGCACTCGCTCTGGGGCGTCAACCTGTCGTTCCGGTCGAGGGCCACGGCAGACTGGTCGATCTCGAGGTGCCCGGCACGGTGTCGCACTTCGACGCGCGGCCCGCGACGATCTACCTTCCGGCCTCGTACGACGCCGGTGCCGACGACCTGCCGGTGCTGGTGCTGCTCACCGGCCAACCCGGTCACGTCGTCGACTGGATCGAGGGTGGCCGCTTGATGCAGACGATGGACGCTTTCGCGGCCCGTCACGAGGGTGCTGCCCCGATCGTCGTCGTTGCCGACGGTCTCGGTGACACCGAGGCCAATCCGATGTGCATGGACTCGGACCTCGGAAATGCGGCGACCTACCTCTCTGTCGATGTGCCGCAATGGGTTCGGTCGAATTTCCGGGCGTCCCCGGATCCACGGGCATGGGCGGTCGGCGGGTACTCCTACGGAGGAACCTGCGCCCTGCAGCTTGCGGTGACTGCACCGTCGGTGTACCCGACGTTTCTGGATATCTCCGGTGAGGACGAGCAACGTCGCGGCACGAGAAGCGAATCGGTTGCCGCAGCATTCGGAGCGGACACTCCGGCGAACGAGGCTCGATTCGAACGCTCGACGCCATTGAACATACTGTCGCGTAACAGCTTTCCCGATTCGGCCGGTGCCTTTGTCGCCGGTTCCGACGACGAAGAATTCCGGCCGCAGACCGAGCGGGCCTTCGAGGCTGCTACGGCTGCCGGTCTCGACGTTCACTACAGCGAGTTACCCGGCGGACACTCGATGCAGGTATGGGCTCCGGCCCTGGAACACGAGATGGACTGGCTCGGAGAACGATTGGGACTGCTCGACTGA
- the gatA gene encoding Asp-tRNA(Asn)/Glu-tRNA(Gln) amidotransferase subunit GatA, whose translation MTDLTKLDASELATRIHAREISAVEVTQAHLDRISEVDGDLHAFLHVASVEALSAATDVDAGLSAGRAPASALAGVPLALKDVFTTTDMPTTAGSKILDGWVSPYDATLTSKLRAAGIPVLGKTNMDEFAMGSSTENSAYGPTKNPWDTTRIPGGSGGGSAAALASYQAPLAIGTDTGGSIRQPAALTGTVGTKPTYGSVSRYGLIACASSLDQGGPCGRTVLDTALLHEVIAGYDPRDSTSVDTAVRPVVAAAREGARGDLSGVRVGVVKELHSDSYQPGVISSFDAAVTTLTELGAEVVEVSCPNFVHALAAYYLILPSEVSSNLARFDGMRYGLRAGDDGKHSAEQVMAITRAEGFGPEVKRRIMIGTYALSAGYYDAYYGSALKVRTLIARDFDAAYDKVDVLVSPTTPTTAFPLGEKVDDPMAMYLNDLCTLPTNLAGHCAMSVPSGLATEDGLPVGLQIMAPAFADERLYRVGAAYEAARGDLR comes from the coding sequence ATGACCGACCTGACGAAGCTCGATGCATCCGAGCTCGCCACCCGAATTCACGCGCGCGAGATCAGCGCTGTGGAGGTGACCCAGGCGCATCTCGACCGGATCTCGGAGGTCGATGGAGACCTGCATGCATTCCTGCATGTCGCATCGGTCGAGGCACTGTCCGCGGCGACCGACGTCGACGCGGGACTGTCTGCAGGTCGTGCGCCCGCGTCCGCTCTGGCCGGGGTCCCGTTGGCTCTCAAGGACGTGTTCACCACGACCGACATGCCGACGACGGCCGGCTCGAAGATCCTCGACGGCTGGGTTTCGCCGTACGACGCGACATTGACCTCGAAGCTGCGCGCAGCGGGTATCCCGGTGCTGGGCAAGACCAACATGGACGAGTTCGCGATGGGCTCGTCGACCGAGAACTCCGCGTACGGGCCGACCAAGAACCCGTGGGACACAACCCGGATCCCCGGTGGCTCGGGGGGTGGTAGCGCGGCGGCGCTCGCCTCGTACCAGGCACCGTTGGCCATCGGCACCGACACCGGCGGATCCATTCGCCAGCCGGCCGCACTGACCGGCACCGTGGGAACCAAGCCGACCTACGGCAGCGTGTCGCGCTACGGTTTGATCGCCTGTGCGTCCTCGCTCGACCAGGGTGGTCCGTGCGGGCGCACGGTGCTCGATACCGCGCTGCTGCACGAGGTGATCGCCGGATACGATCCGCGGGACTCCACGTCCGTCGACACGGCAGTTCGGCCCGTCGTCGCAGCGGCACGAGAGGGTGCTCGCGGCGACCTGTCGGGCGTTCGCGTCGGGGTCGTCAAGGAATTGCATTCCGACAGTTACCAGCCCGGTGTGATCTCGTCCTTCGATGCCGCGGTGACCACACTCACCGAACTCGGTGCCGAGGTCGTCGAGGTCTCGTGCCCCAATTTCGTGCACGCGTTGGCCGCGTACTACCTGATTCTGCCGTCCGAGGTGTCGTCCAACCTCGCTCGGTTCGACGGTATGCGATACGGCTTGCGGGCCGGTGACGACGGCAAGCACAGCGCCGAGCAGGTCATGGCCATCACGCGTGCCGAAGGGTTCGGGCCGGAAGTCAAGCGCCGCATCATGATCGGAACGTACGCACTCTCGGCCGGATACTACGACGCCTACTACGGTTCGGCACTGAAGGTGCGCACCCTCATTGCACGCGACTTCGATGCCGCCTACGACAAGGTCGACGTGCTGGTGTCACCGACGACCCCGACAACGGCATTCCCGTTGGGGGAGAAGGTGGACGATCCGATGGCGATGTACCTCAACGACCTGTGCACGCTGCCGACGAACCTCGCGGGCCACTGCGCGATGTCGGTGCCGTCGGGTCTTGCCACCGAGGACGGTCTGCCCGTGGGACTTCAGATCATGGCTCCAGCGTTCGCGGACGAACGTCTCTACCGTGTCGGCGCCGCCTACGAGGCCGCTCGCGGCGATCTGAGGTAG
- the gatC gene encoding Asp-tRNA(Asn)/Glu-tRNA(Gln) amidotransferase subunit GatC gives MPDISRDEVAHLARLSRLALSDAELDEFAGQLDSILHHVKAVAEVATDDVPPTANPSEIVNVTRPDTTVPGLTPEQSLAGAPNAEEGRFAVPQILGESE, from the coding sequence GTGCCTGACATCTCCCGCGACGAGGTCGCTCACCTCGCCCGGCTGTCGCGCTTGGCTCTCAGCGACGCCGAACTCGACGAGTTCGCCGGTCAGCTGGATTCGATTCTCCACCACGTCAAAGCCGTGGCGGAGGTGGCTACCGACGATGTTCCGCCGACGGCCAACCCCAGCGAGATCGTCAACGTGACCCGCCCCGACACGACCGTTCCCGGACTGACGCCGGAGCAGTCGCTCGCCGGCGCACCGAACGCGGAAGAGGGCCGTTTCGCGGTACCGCAGATTCTGGGAGAGAGCGAATGA
- a CDS encoding amino acid-binding protein: protein MSYLLRVQLPDRPGSLGSLAVALGSVGADILSLDVIERGDGYAVDDLVVDVAPGSLPDTLITAAENLDDVRVDSIRPYTGVLDTHRELELIDRVAAASDDRLQVLVDGAPRVLRVGWSTVVATNAHGPFRLVGSSGAPETHAAELPWFPLAAPAALDADAEWVPQVWRDMDTQIAAAPLGNTGTVLMLGRPGGPEFRPSEVARLGYLAGIVATVLT from the coding sequence ATGTCCTACCTGCTCCGCGTTCAACTGCCGGACCGGCCGGGCAGTCTCGGATCGTTGGCCGTCGCGCTCGGTTCGGTCGGCGCAGACATCCTCTCCCTCGACGTCATCGAACGCGGTGACGGATACGCGGTCGACGATCTGGTGGTCGACGTCGCGCCCGGTTCCCTTCCCGACACGCTGATCACGGCCGCCGAGAACCTCGACGATGTCCGGGTCGATTCCATCCGGCCGTACACCGGAGTCCTCGACACCCACCGCGAACTGGAATTGATCGATCGCGTCGCCGCTGCATCCGACGACCGACTGCAGGTACTGGTCGATGGCGCCCCTCGGGTTCTACGAGTGGGGTGGAGCACCGTGGTGGCCACCAACGCACACGGCCCGTTCCGCCTGGTGGGTAGCTCCGGAGCACCCGAGACCCACGCCGCAGAGCTGCCGTGGTTCCCGTTGGCGGCTCCCGCTGCGCTGGACGCAGATGCAGAATGGGTTCCGCAGGTGTGGCGAGACATGGATACCCAGATCGCCGCCGCCCCGCTCGGAAACACCGGCACCGTACTCATGCTGGGAAGGCCGGGTGGGCCGGAGTTCAGACCGTCGGAGGTTGCCCGGCTCGGTTACCTCGCCGGCATCGTGGCCACCGTACTGACCTGA
- the ligA gene encoding NAD-dependent DNA ligase LigA yields the protein MRGHQFRYYVRDSPIVSDGEFDALLRELNDLEDAHPDLRTADSPTQLVGGGFATEFTAVDHLERMLSLDNVFDHDELRAWAKRVETEAGPDLHYLCEVKIDGVALNLVYENGTLVRGATRGDGRTGEDVTLNARTIDDIPDTLTGSAEYPVPEVLEVRGEVFFRLEDFQALNASLVEEGKPPFANPRNSAAGSLRQKNPAVTSKRRLGMICHGFGRMVGFTPDSQWHAYEALRAWGLPISTHTTRVRGIDEVVEKVVYWDQHRHDVEHEIDGLVVKIDEMSLHRRLGTTSRAPRWAIAYKYPPEEVTTTLLDIRVSVGRTGRVTPFAYMTPVLVAGSTVSLATLHNASEVKRKGVLIGDTVTIRKAGEVIPEVLGPVVDARTGDETEFVMPTECPECSTPLAPAKEGDADLRCPNSQFCPAQRRERVFFVAERQRFDIEGLGYEAASDLLTTGAIEDEGDLFSLTETDLMKTAIFRTKSGALSATGRKLLDNLAVARNQPLWRVLVSLSIRHVGPSAARALAGEFGSLERIEAASVEELSAVDGVGGTIAAAVSEWFDVDWHRAIVDKWRAAGVRMEDERDASIERNLEGLSIVVTGSLTSYSRDEAKEAILLRGGKAAGSVSKKTAFVVVGESPGSKHDKAIELGVPVLDESGFTRLLTEGPQAVAPADTEPASDD from the coding sequence GTGCGCGGCCACCAGTTCCGCTATTACGTTCGAGATTCACCCATCGTGTCCGACGGTGAATTCGATGCTCTGCTGCGTGAGCTCAACGATCTGGAAGATGCACACCCGGATCTACGGACCGCGGACTCGCCGACCCAACTCGTCGGAGGCGGCTTCGCGACGGAATTCACCGCCGTGGACCATCTGGAACGAATGCTGAGCCTGGACAACGTGTTCGACCACGACGAGCTTCGTGCCTGGGCCAAACGAGTCGAGACCGAGGCCGGGCCGGATCTGCACTACCTGTGTGAGGTCAAGATCGACGGCGTCGCGCTGAATCTGGTGTACGAGAACGGCACTCTGGTTCGTGGTGCCACCCGCGGCGACGGACGTACGGGCGAGGATGTGACCCTCAACGCACGCACTATCGACGACATTCCGGACACCCTGACGGGCAGTGCGGAGTACCCGGTGCCGGAGGTGCTGGAAGTGCGTGGGGAGGTCTTCTTCCGCCTCGAGGATTTCCAGGCTCTCAACGCCTCCCTCGTGGAGGAGGGCAAGCCCCCGTTCGCCAATCCGCGAAACTCCGCGGCAGGATCGCTGCGACAGAAGAATCCTGCCGTCACCTCCAAGCGACGCCTGGGAATGATCTGCCACGGGTTCGGGCGCATGGTGGGCTTCACCCCCGATTCGCAGTGGCACGCCTACGAGGCACTCCGCGCGTGGGGCCTGCCGATCTCCACGCACACGACGCGCGTGCGGGGGATCGACGAGGTCGTCGAGAAGGTCGTCTACTGGGACCAGCACCGACACGACGTCGAACACGAAATCGACGGGCTCGTGGTCAAGATCGACGAGATGTCGCTGCATCGGCGCTTGGGAACGACGTCTCGAGCACCGAGGTGGGCCATCGCCTACAAGTACCCACCCGAGGAAGTCACCACGACTCTGCTCGACATCCGTGTCAGCGTGGGCAGGACGGGCCGAGTGACCCCGTTCGCGTACATGACTCCGGTTCTCGTAGCCGGCTCGACGGTGTCGTTGGCAACTCTGCACAACGCCTCCGAGGTCAAGCGCAAGGGCGTGTTGATCGGCGATACGGTGACCATCCGCAAGGCGGGAGAGGTCATTCCTGAGGTTCTCGGCCCTGTCGTCGACGCCAGGACCGGTGACGAGACCGAATTCGTCATGCCCACCGAATGCCCGGAGTGTTCGACGCCACTTGCTCCGGCCAAGGAGGGTGACGCAGACCTGCGCTGCCCCAACTCGCAGTTCTGTCCGGCGCAGCGGCGCGAGCGGGTGTTCTTCGTGGCCGAGCGGCAGCGATTCGACATCGAGGGACTCGGGTACGAGGCCGCATCCGACCTGTTGACCACCGGTGCCATCGAGGACGAGGGCGATCTGTTCTCGCTCACCGAGACGGACCTGATGAAGACGGCGATCTTCCGCACCAAATCGGGAGCGCTCTCGGCGACCGGTCGCAAGCTGCTCGACAACTTGGCCGTAGCGAGGAACCAGCCGCTCTGGCGCGTTCTGGTCAGCCTGTCCATCCGGCACGTGGGGCCGTCGGCAGCCCGCGCGTTGGCCGGAGAGTTCGGCAGTCTCGAACGTATCGAGGCGGCGTCCGTAGAGGAACTGTCTGCGGTCGACGGGGTGGGTGGCACCATCGCGGCCGCTGTCTCGGAATGGTTCGACGTCGACTGGCATCGAGCCATCGTCGACAAATGGCGGGCCGCAGGCGTGCGGATGGAAGACGAGCGCGATGCCTCCATAGAGCGAAATCTCGAAGGGCTGTCGATCGTCGTCACCGGATCGCTGACCTCCTACTCACGTGACGAGGCCAAAGAGGCGATCCTGCTCCGCGGCGGGAAGGCGGCGGGTTCGGTGTCGAAGAAAACTGCGTTCGTCGTCGTCGGCGAGTCTCCGGGATCCAAGCACGACAAGGCGATCGAGCTCGGCGTACCGGTACTGGACGAGTCGGGGTTCACACGGTTGTTGACCGAGGGACCCCAGGCGGTGGCTCCCGCCGATACCGAACCTGCATCGGACGACTGA
- a CDS encoding GGDEF domain-containing protein — protein MASGGRDFDEVASLRRSGRHRRGVLAKLAAATSDWYRAPHDFEWILNHRSTRPLTGIIRVVFGTATMMYALTSILMLFSDLGPRGTTAIGWVALVLVIQVAVAARCVLGPIPGKTWFIGFLAFGDILTTSVLILYDPIASLIGTVLFAITGALCTYFLSPRLLVAHLVWTATFIVGFGIRTFVTVMNDDVDYIDGPAVATATVVLLLATVGVPVFAQVAWTTLSNDAKRSVLDPLTGVYNRRGIDSELLDLWQQANYRDMSMAFMVVDIDKFKSVNDRFGHSRGDDVIVRVADRLRRLVRHQGGVLARTGGEEFLVALVGDAKVMVDLGFDIVRVLCDHRDDIPVTVSVGMALLREDSALWDVGTSVVGRAARTADAAMYRSKQSGGNSLVIDEI, from the coding sequence ATGGCATCAGGCGGTCGCGACTTCGATGAGGTTGCCTCCCTCCGGCGTTCCGGCCGACACCGTCGAGGTGTGTTGGCCAAACTCGCTGCTGCCACCTCCGACTGGTATCGAGCGCCGCACGATTTCGAGTGGATTCTCAACCACAGATCGACCCGCCCGCTGACCGGAATCATTCGGGTCGTCTTCGGCACGGCAACGATGATGTACGCGCTGACCTCGATCCTGATGCTCTTCAGTGACCTGGGGCCTCGCGGAACGACTGCGATCGGTTGGGTCGCGCTGGTGCTCGTGATCCAGGTTGCCGTCGCCGCTCGGTGTGTGCTCGGGCCGATCCCTGGAAAGACGTGGTTCATCGGCTTTCTCGCCTTCGGCGACATTCTCACGACCTCGGTATTGATTCTGTACGACCCCATCGCCTCACTCATCGGAACAGTTCTGTTCGCCATCACGGGCGCACTGTGCACCTACTTCCTGAGTCCACGCCTGCTGGTGGCGCACTTGGTGTGGACCGCCACGTTCATCGTCGGCTTCGGTATCCGCACTTTCGTGACGGTGATGAACGACGATGTGGACTACATCGACGGGCCCGCTGTCGCGACCGCCACCGTTGTGCTGCTCCTGGCGACCGTGGGAGTGCCGGTGTTCGCTCAGGTGGCGTGGACGACGCTGTCCAACGACGCCAAGCGTTCGGTCCTCGATCCACTGACCGGGGTGTACAACCGGCGAGGCATCGACAGCGAACTGTTGGACCTGTGGCAGCAGGCCAACTATCGGGATATGTCGATGGCGTTCATGGTCGTCGACATCGACAAGTTCAAGTCCGTCAACGACCGATTCGGACACAGCCGCGGCGACGACGTGATCGTTCGAGTCGCCGACCGACTGCGTCGCCTGGTTCGGCACCAGGGGGGAGTCCTCGCCCGAACCGGCGGCGAAGAATTCCTCGTCGCCCTGGTCGGTGACGCGAAGGTGATGGTCGATCTCGGCTTCGACATCGTTCGGGTGCTCTGCGACCACCGGGACGACATCCCCGTCACCGTGAGCGTCGGCATGGCTCTGCTGCGGGAGGACTCGGCCCTGTGGGACGTGGGTACGTCGGTGGTCGGTAGAGCGGCACGCACGGCGGACGCCGCGATGTACCGGTCCAAGCAGTCCGGCGGCAACAGTCTGGTGATCGACGAGATCTGA